Proteins found in one Phocoena sinus isolate mPhoSin1 chromosome 19, mPhoSin1.pri, whole genome shotgun sequence genomic segment:
- the SELENOW gene encoding selenoprotein W: protein MAIPVRVVYCGAUGYKSKYLQLKKKLEDEFPGHLDICGEGTPQVTGFFEVLVAGKLVHSKKGGDGYVDTESKFLKLVAAIKAALAQA from the exons ATGGCTATTCCCGTTCGAGTCGTTTATTG TGGCGCTTGAGGCTACAAGTCCAAG TATCTTCAGCTTAAGAAGAAGTTAGAAGATGAGTTTCCTGGACACCTGGACATC tgcgGCGAGGGGACGCCCCAGGTCACCGGTTTCTTTGAAGTGTTGGTAGCGGGGAAGTTGGTTCACTCCAAGAAG gGAGGCGATGGCTACGTGGACACGGAGAGCAAGTTTCTGAAGCTGGTGGCTGCCATCAAAGCCGCTTTGGCTCAGGCCTAA